A region of Lagenorhynchus albirostris chromosome 20, mLagAlb1.1, whole genome shotgun sequence DNA encodes the following proteins:
- the HEATR9 gene encoding protein HEATR9, whose amino-acid sequence MDYEKSVNISDINRSMFKCPWLEYPERTKELRRATAPVLLPLSCHQMPKEEFPPSPECWRQHPSKPNSVPHCYSRQPEVCAHWHTLDNQRKEREAQKILWKMRDRPRYLTEGTLIPKLHLPMSKLIIKPQMESKPSDPTGDPLKWQRLKELTESLKSPREDEQLYAAQALGCLGVRDKFITEALWQVAQTGPEKVKYEACQTLAILGCLNKHVIQALIKQLKGQNEGQRMDTLTALRVALNSWAAVPKDQRTQIEDGEKLVPVLQMLIKKSGNKAAVEAALCLGFLRPCSSTAREYLLQCLHQGPKTQQMQALSMLVKIMGVHSATVIRTILDQLCYSSVLEHRFEASQMLKTIGLEQIQAQGLEGLTFDLLRRKTYNEPFFAMRQAVAETVEELKMKPTMMNLVEAQLMSSNATARQEAVISLGVLGIRSPQVFHLVLDMLDVEKSPSVKKSLQETLILLASTDPWIQNKLKNKVLFVHEVPKTSMNVEFTRFRKEPEKPEELNIQDVQLAQLNPLFLTKSSATSDQQKKLNAQKGSGTSAFPSCFSKPQKHKSQATGSWTRGIRKQLRILAETSN is encoded by the exons ATGGACTACGAAAAATCAGTCAACATCTCTGACATCAACAGGTCAATGTTCAAGTGCCCATGGCTGGAATATCCAGAAAGGACCAAAG AACTCAGAAGAGCCACAGCTCCTGTTCTCCTGCCCTTGTCCTGCCACCAG ATGCCAAAGGAAGAGTTTCCCCCAAGTCCGGAGTGCTGGAGGCAGCACCCAAGCAAGCCAAACTCCGTACCTCACTGCTACTCCAGGCAGCCTGAGGTCTGCGCGCACTGGCACACCCTGGACAATCAGCGAAAGGAACGGGAGGCCCAGAAGATACTGTGGAAAATGAGAGATCGCCCTAG GTACCTCACAGAGGGTACCCTCATCCCAAAACTCCATCTCCCAATGAGCAAGCTGATTATAAAACCTCAGATGGAATCCAAGCCCTCAGACCCTACTGGGGACCCGCTGAAGTGGCAAAGATTAAAG GAACTCACAGAAAGCCTGAAATCTCCCAGAGAGGATGAGCAGCTCTATGCAGCACAG GCTCTGGGGTGCCTGGGCGTCAGAGACAAGTTTATCACGGAAGCACTATGGCAGGTG GCCCAAACTGGCCCAGAGAAAGTGAAGTATGAGGCCTGTCAAACCCTGGCCATCCTGG GTTGCCTGAATAAGCATGTGATCCAAGCTCTCATCAAGCAGCTGAAGGGGCAAAATGAGGGGCAAAGGATGGATACTCTGACAGCGCTACGGGTGGCTCTGAACTCCTGGGCTGCTGTCCCCAAAGACCAG AGGACTCAGATCGAGGATGGAGAGAAGCTGGTGCCTGTGCTGCAGATGCTGATAAAGAAGTCAGGGAACAAGGCAGCAGTGGAGGCGGCCCTGTGCTTGGGGTTCCTGAGGCCCTGTAGCAGCACAGCCCGAGAGTACCTGCTGCAGTGCCTGCACCAAGGGCCGAAGACCCAGCAGATGCAG GCACTCAGTATGCTGGTCAAGATAATGGGTGTGCACTCAGCCACGGTCATCAGGACCATCCTAGACCAGCTGTGCTATTCCAGTGTCCTTGAG caCCGTTTTGAAGCCAGCCAGATGCTCAAGACCATTGGGCTGGAACAGATCCAGGCACAGGGCCTGGAAGGACTCACGTTTGACCTGCTCAGGAGGAAGACGTATAATGAACCCTTCTTC GCTATGAGGCAGGCTGTTGCTGAAACTGTGGAAGAGCTCAAGATGAAGCCCACAATGATGAACTTGGTGGAGGC GCAACTGATGAGCTCAAATGCCACTGCACGCCAGGAAGCAGTCATCTCTTTG GGTGTCCTGGGGATCCGCAGCCCACAAGTGTTCCACCTGGTCCTAGACATGCTGGATGTGGAAAAGAGCCCGTCTGTGAAAAAGAGC CTACAAGAAACATTAATTCTTTTGGCCTCGACTGATCCCTGGATCCAAAACAAGCTGAAGAACAAGGTTCTCTTTGTACATGAAGTGCCTAAGACCAGCATGAACGTAGAGTTCACGAGGTTCCGGAAAGAGCCTGAGAAACCAGAAGAGTTAAATATCCAAGACGTTCAACTTGCACAGCTGAACCCCTTGTTTCTTACAAAGTCCAGTGCCACGTCAGACCAACAGAAGAAGTTAAATGCCCAGAAAGGGTCTGGTACCTCTGCCTTTCCATCCTGTTTCTCTAAACCACAAAAACACAAGTCACAGGCCACAGGGTCCTGGACACGAGGGATCAGGAAACAGCTCCGGATCCTTGCTGAGACCTCCAATTAG
- the LOC132511177 gene encoding C-C motif chemokine 5 has translation MKVSAAALAVILAMAALCAPASASPYASDTTPCCFAYLSRPLPRAHLREYFYTSSKCSMAAVVFITRKNRQVCANPEKKWVKEYINALELS, from the exons ATGAAGGTCTCCGCCGCCGCCCTCGCTGTCATCCTCGCCATGGCTGCCCTCTGCGCTCCTGCATCTGCCTCCCCAT aTGCCTCGGACACCACACCCTGCTGCTTTGCCTACCTCTCCCGCCCGCTGCCCCGCGCCCACCTCCGGGAATATTTCTACACCAGCAGCAAGTGCTCCATGGCAGCAGTCGT CTTTATCACCAGAAAGAATCGCCAGGTGTGCGCCAACCCAGagaagaaatgggtgaaggagTACATCAACGCTTTAGAGTTGAGCTAG